The following proteins come from a genomic window of Corallococcus sp. NCRR:
- a CDS encoding type VI secretion system protein IglI family protein has translation MGSPAQVLEPVDFTLLDVEFTTAPVPLDESEGPDPRLEAITGLVAKSEYADAARAAAGLLRQGVRDVRVVGPYLFGHFFADGMKALPVVFRSLKRTLTENWDFFGPMEKKLVFADTGLRWLLKMMGKHLEHHSRLKDAQWQTWSAPGNREPMEEALALGDPLIAALAILQKSACMDAMRTLLGALRSHAQAVPFLPPPEEPGPAAAPEVELAAAPDDDEGEEDEDDDEEEEEEIRPVRRKKAARQVEADAGPTVPMSPALAQLVRKLSAFEALVEREDYTKASVIAVDVLATVERFDPRVYLPQLFSGFFNGLAQHAEAIEPMLHNTETLSFRAMDQLYRVDLDAFLVAQARQPRGGSEYDE, from the coding sequence ATGGGTAGCCCCGCGCAGGTGTTGGAGCCCGTGGACTTCACGCTGCTGGACGTGGAGTTCACCACCGCCCCAGTCCCCCTCGACGAGTCCGAGGGCCCGGATCCGCGCCTGGAGGCCATCACCGGCCTCGTCGCCAAGAGCGAATACGCGGACGCGGCCCGCGCCGCCGCGGGGCTCCTGCGCCAGGGCGTGCGCGACGTGCGCGTGGTGGGGCCGTACCTCTTCGGCCACTTCTTCGCGGACGGAATGAAGGCGCTGCCCGTCGTGTTCCGCTCCCTCAAGCGCACGCTGACGGAGAACTGGGACTTCTTCGGCCCGATGGAGAAGAAGCTCGTCTTCGCGGACACCGGCTTGCGCTGGCTGCTGAAGATGATGGGCAAGCACCTGGAACACCATTCGCGCCTCAAGGACGCGCAATGGCAGACCTGGAGCGCGCCCGGCAACCGCGAGCCCATGGAAGAGGCCCTGGCCCTGGGCGACCCGCTCATCGCCGCCCTCGCCATCCTGCAGAAGAGCGCGTGCATGGACGCCATGCGCACGCTGCTCGGCGCGCTGCGCTCCCACGCCCAGGCCGTGCCCTTCCTGCCCCCGCCGGAGGAGCCCGGGCCCGCCGCGGCCCCCGAGGTTGAGCTCGCCGCCGCTCCGGACGACGACGAAGGGGAGGAGGACGAGGACGACGACGAGGAGGAGGAAGAGGAGATCCGCCCCGTGCGCCGCAAGAAGGCCGCCCGCCAGGTGGAAGCGGACGCGGGCCCCACCGTGCCCATGTCCCCCGCGCTCGCGCAGTTGGTCCGCAAGCTGTCCGCCTTCGAGGCGCTGGTGGAGCGCGAGGACTACACCAAGGCGAGCGTCATCGCCGTGGACGTGCTCGCCACCGTGGAGCGCTTCGACCCGCGCGTGTACCTGCCGCAGCTCTTCTCCGGCTTCTTCAATGGCCTGGCGCAGCACGCGGAAGCCATCGAGCCCATGCTGCACAACACGGAGACGCTGTCCTTCCGCGCCATGGATCAGCTCTACCGCGTGGACCTGGACGCGTTCCTCGTCGCCCAGGCGCGCCAGCCGCGTGGCGGCTCGGAATACGACGAATAG
- a CDS encoding DUF4280 domain-containing protein: MGAQVVTGAMLQCSFGMAPSALMVLPANMVMATTPAANIMDNKPLLNIMPFGMCQSLANPMVAAATAAALGVLTPMPCIPATVAPWVPGCPTVLIANFPALESNSKCMCNWGGVIQITAPGQMAVTDG, encoded by the coding sequence ATGGGTGCTCAGGTCGTGACGGGAGCGATGCTCCAATGCAGCTTCGGGATGGCGCCCTCCGCGCTGATGGTGCTCCCCGCGAACATGGTGATGGCCACCACGCCCGCGGCGAACATCATGGACAACAAGCCGCTCTTGAACATCATGCCCTTCGGCATGTGCCAGTCCCTGGCCAACCCCATGGTGGCGGCGGCGACCGCGGCGGCCCTCGGCGTCCTCACGCCCATGCCCTGCATCCCCGCCACGGTGGCCCCCTGGGTGCCCGGGTGTCCCACGGTGTTGATCGCCAACTTCCCGGCGCTGGAGAGCAACTCCAAGTGCATGTGCAACTGGGGTGGCGTCATCCAGATCACGGCCCCGGGCCAGATGGCGGTGACGGATGGGTAG
- a CDS encoding long-chain fatty acid--CoA ligase, whose amino-acid sequence MPFDVKDILRQLEAGFDPESGAPKWWQESWEDPEGFAVALAEAHAGRGVPPPKSRPGQQYDFFHDLIVRHVALERPAFRTHQRIQGWQALGYRTLHDLASRRASEWADQGVEPGAKVCLVHGVGQELLVSLLATLKLGGCFTLLPPMGPRAMATRLEALTPDFIAAEPHQLPLLKGHEQLLLKSQGRGAPGFTSHTYKPSDVVGLLFSPLVDPPHTPVPLTAENAWRGAICDGMLTFGLSPGDLLAAPDFPVLQHLPALFFATLLRGATWLHLEMADLALNPAPLLEHPLRALGVTPKLRDLLLRHRASLRNVQHWFRNPEEPFDAQAWRAWVKQCGLQAVPSSNVLIDASAGGAVLVSSRGVNAPTTDVHTDVLPVPGRAWTLKDPNLSGQGAPTDVGVFTLLPDKDSPPGHVLLARIRQRYHYGGTLGFRHDGRAYSSKEVTAALEDLPFLAGTSVVPVSTSGLASHSRFILLAFTGATPAPPSGEQEIHRRIEMLLGGDFLPDRIEFFPLFPHRVKGAVDDRWCASQFLTGALHKKSKDPMFQALTALRGRLLESAAASGEDGPSPAR is encoded by the coding sequence ATGCCTTTCGACGTGAAGGACATCCTCCGGCAGCTGGAAGCCGGCTTCGACCCGGAGTCAGGCGCCCCGAAGTGGTGGCAGGAGAGCTGGGAGGATCCCGAAGGGTTCGCCGTGGCGCTCGCGGAGGCCCACGCGGGCCGCGGCGTCCCGCCGCCCAAGAGCCGCCCGGGGCAGCAGTACGACTTCTTCCACGACCTCATCGTGCGCCACGTCGCGCTGGAGCGCCCCGCGTTCCGCACGCACCAGCGCATCCAGGGCTGGCAGGCCCTGGGCTACCGCACGCTGCACGACCTGGCCTCGCGCCGCGCCAGCGAGTGGGCGGATCAGGGGGTGGAGCCGGGCGCCAAGGTGTGCCTCGTGCACGGCGTGGGGCAGGAGCTGCTCGTGTCGCTCCTGGCCACGCTGAAGCTGGGAGGCTGCTTCACGCTCCTGCCGCCCATGGGCCCGCGCGCCATGGCCACGCGGCTGGAGGCCCTGACGCCGGACTTCATCGCCGCGGAGCCCCACCAGCTCCCGCTCCTCAAGGGCCACGAGCAGCTCCTGCTCAAGAGCCAGGGGAGGGGAGCGCCGGGCTTCACGTCCCACACGTACAAGCCCTCGGACGTGGTGGGGCTGCTCTTCTCACCGCTGGTGGATCCGCCGCACACGCCCGTGCCCCTCACCGCGGAGAACGCGTGGCGGGGCGCCATCTGCGACGGGATGCTCACCTTCGGCCTGTCGCCGGGGGACCTGCTCGCGGCGCCGGACTTCCCGGTGCTCCAGCACCTGCCGGCGCTCTTCTTCGCCACGCTCCTGCGCGGCGCCACCTGGCTGCACCTGGAGATGGCGGACCTGGCGCTCAACCCGGCCCCGCTCCTGGAGCACCCGCTGCGCGCCCTGGGCGTCACGCCGAAGCTGCGCGACCTGCTCCTGCGCCACCGCGCCTCCCTGCGCAACGTGCAGCACTGGTTCCGCAACCCGGAGGAGCCCTTCGACGCCCAGGCCTGGCGCGCGTGGGTGAAGCAGTGCGGCCTCCAGGCCGTGCCGTCCTCCAACGTCCTCATCGACGCGTCCGCTGGCGGCGCGGTGCTGGTGTCCTCGCGCGGCGTGAACGCGCCGACCACGGACGTGCACACGGACGTCCTCCCCGTTCCGGGCCGGGCCTGGACGCTGAAGGATCCGAACCTGAGCGGGCAGGGCGCTCCCACGGACGTGGGCGTCTTCACGCTCCTTCCGGACAAGGACTCCCCGCCGGGGCACGTCCTGCTCGCGCGGATCCGCCAGCGCTACCACTACGGGGGCACGCTGGGCTTCCGGCACGACGGCCGCGCCTACTCCTCGAAGGAGGTCACCGCCGCGCTGGAGGACCTGCCCTTCCTCGCGGGCACCAGCGTGGTGCCGGTGTCCACCAGCGGCCTGGCCAGCCACTCCCGCTTCATCCTCCTGGCCTTCACCGGGGCCACGCCTGCTCCCCCGTCCGGCGAGCAGGAGATCCACCGGCGCATCGAAATGCTGCTCGGCGGGGATTTCCTACCCGACCGCATCGAGTTCTTTCCGCTCTTTCCCCACCGGGTGAAGGGCGCGGTCGACGACAGGTGGTGCGCCTCGCAGTTCCTCACCGGCGCGCTGCACAAGAAGTCGAAGGACCCGATGTTCCAGGCCCTCACCGCCCTGCGGGGACGACTGCTGGAAAGCGCTGCCGCTTCGGGTGAAGATGGCCCGTCGCCAGCGCGCTGA
- a CDS encoding cyclic nucleotide-binding domain-containing protein, translated as MESRALKDKATEAFGKGRFAKAAELYEDYCQAEPKDHQSRLRMGDAWSKAGQRDRAVSAYQSAAEGFAKEGFLPRAIAASKLILELDPSHQGVQQMLADLYARRGTPATSRAKPKDAAPPSTPASLIAQREAPSAAPPKPLEAGGAPVDLSDALPPELALSNAPVADDTEVVLSVEVDLTPAQDMPEAPVPVAAAPAPADQSVRVAPPSPSPMPEPSQIRTPSGRWQALAPPITGPDTAPASTEPKPSAPAAPPGLRPRRVDTPSRPTATVAAGASVVPTTAGAPEPWRASLRASSFTELEIEADSLLHAVELAAQRGLAEHAPEEEPVYELTEEAGPGTWDALPSIPLFSDLPRDAFIQLFERCPLRRFGPGERILAQGTHGDAFYVICEGSVRVFREEDGRRQDLATLEGGAFFGEMALLSGAPRAASVESVSDDTQVLEISAAVLATLSRGHPPVAKALKKFCRERLLANVMNSSALFRPFNRKDRRNLVERFRARDVERGEVIIREGDATDGLYVVLSGEVEVHKSGQRLTSLKEGDLFGEISLLQKTPATATVEASRHTTLLRLPREDFDSLISSHPQVLMLVSDLSDERLRRTQHVLDSQAGSAPGDEDEDLILV; from the coding sequence ATGGAGTCCCGCGCGCTCAAGGACAAGGCGACGGAGGCCTTCGGAAAGGGCCGCTTCGCCAAGGCCGCCGAGCTGTACGAGGACTACTGCCAGGCGGAGCCGAAGGACCACCAGAGCCGCCTGCGCATGGGGGATGCGTGGTCCAAAGCCGGTCAGCGTGACCGCGCCGTCTCCGCGTACCAGTCCGCGGCGGAGGGCTTCGCGAAGGAGGGCTTCCTCCCGCGCGCCATCGCCGCGAGCAAGCTGATCCTCGAGCTGGATCCGTCCCACCAGGGCGTGCAGCAGATGCTCGCGGACCTGTACGCGCGAAGGGGCACGCCGGCCACGTCCAGGGCGAAGCCGAAGGACGCCGCGCCCCCCTCCACCCCCGCGAGCCTCATCGCCCAACGGGAGGCCCCCAGCGCCGCGCCCCCGAAGCCACTGGAGGCCGGCGGAGCCCCGGTGGACCTGTCGGACGCGCTCCCGCCCGAGCTGGCCCTGTCGAACGCGCCCGTCGCGGACGACACCGAGGTGGTGCTCTCCGTCGAAGTGGATCTCACGCCGGCGCAGGACATGCCCGAGGCGCCCGTGCCTGTCGCCGCCGCACCCGCACCGGCGGACCAGTCCGTCCGGGTCGCACCGCCGTCCCCATCTCCCATGCCCGAGCCTTCCCAGATCCGGACGCCCAGCGGACGCTGGCAGGCGCTCGCGCCGCCCATCACGGGCCCCGACACCGCGCCGGCCTCCACCGAGCCGAAGCCCTCCGCTCCAGCCGCGCCCCCGGGCCTGCGCCCCCGCCGCGTCGACACGCCGTCCAGACCCACGGCCACGGTCGCCGCCGGAGCCTCCGTGGTGCCCACCACCGCCGGAGCCCCGGAGCCCTGGCGCGCGTCCCTGCGCGCCTCCAGCTTCACGGAGCTGGAGATCGAAGCGGACTCACTGCTGCACGCGGTGGAGCTCGCGGCCCAGCGGGGCCTGGCCGAACACGCGCCAGAAGAAGAGCCCGTCTACGAGCTGACCGAGGAGGCCGGCCCCGGCACCTGGGACGCGCTGCCGTCCATCCCGCTCTTCTCCGACCTGCCGCGCGACGCGTTCATCCAGCTCTTCGAACGCTGCCCGCTGCGGCGCTTCGGCCCCGGCGAGCGCATCCTCGCGCAGGGCACGCACGGCGACGCCTTCTACGTCATCTGCGAAGGCAGCGTGCGCGTCTTCAGGGAAGAGGACGGCCGCCGCCAGGACCTGGCCACGCTGGAGGGCGGAGCCTTCTTCGGCGAGATGGCGCTCCTGTCCGGAGCTCCGCGCGCCGCCTCCGTGGAGTCCGTGTCCGACGACACGCAGGTGCTCGAGATCTCCGCCGCCGTGCTCGCCACGCTCTCGCGCGGCCATCCGCCCGTGGCCAAGGCCCTCAAGAAGTTCTGCCGCGAGCGGCTCCTCGCGAACGTGATGAACAGCTCCGCGCTGTTCCGTCCCTTCAACCGCAAGGACCGCCGCAACCTGGTGGAGCGCTTCCGGGCCCGTGACGTGGAGCGCGGTGAGGTCATCATCCGCGAAGGCGACGCCACGGACGGCCTCTACGTCGTCCTCTCCGGCGAGGTGGAGGTCCACAAGAGCGGGCAGCGGCTGACGAGCCTGAAGGAAGGGGACCTCTTCGGGGAAATCTCCCTCCTGCAGAAGACGCCGGCCACCGCCACCGTGGAGGCCTCGCGCCACACCACGCTGCTGCGCCTGCCGCGCGAGGACTTCGACTCGCTGATCTCCAGCCACCCGCAGGTCCTGATGCTCGTCTCGGACCTGAGCGATGAACGCCTGCGCCGCACGCAGCACGTGCTGGACAGCCAGGCCGGGAGCGCGCCGGGCGACGAGGACGAAGACCTCATCCTCGTCTGA
- a CDS encoding HEAT repeat domain-containing protein → MRIRVRPLFLALTLLVGCNGNRDQLLAEIQDPRPETRAAAVRKLAEQNNPDDLVLFTRAAKDLSAFVRGEAAAALGESQDPRVVDLLGELLEDPDEAVQGQAALALAKVKSDKAKAYLTLQYGRRGRATRRVIVQALKSANVPGAMATVVAAESKGLWDRNLLALTEGALPERVGAAEELGKSGRVEAVNRLLPMVRDSQVILAAAAVRGLGDAGDTRAVAPIALLLDESFPELRESAIGALMKLQDPTAATKLQAVAVEKSAVSPLATDAILTFPRTPATDAALCAIALDGARGEALDAARAMRSRGGCPVDPIADRLSRPATAASGLQAVTGLGPAAQALLPKVTPWLNHPDVGLRTLAVEAVTHVGDASVVPVIQKLYEQEVAGLAALRADWIPQALPRKYAADLDPSAPRPEAARAKEDPRPAKHAQLFERLQALNAARAKEAGRVVVPPRVPSELSDDVEPAKLQPLATLLTALGTLKAPGALEILKGYADDVSPALRAAALVGLASVGPEGIEVTRTALLEPDRELQKTLALALAEQGEAGQLALVASLPKMGSEKLVVLDALTRVGPPPASASEALQGVVKEGGAEAALAAQLLGRMGAKDAVPTLLKALDDSNSVARRDVLLALGAMGDAKSAEVVGRDLYHDLPEIRAAAATALRKMNTGAEAEPLDALKGDYFREVRVAAGASLTKEGTAAGGAR, encoded by the coding sequence ATGCGAATCCGCGTGCGACCCCTCTTCCTCGCCCTGACCCTGCTCGTCGGGTGCAACGGCAACCGGGATCAGCTCCTCGCGGAGATCCAGGACCCCCGTCCCGAAACCCGCGCCGCCGCCGTGCGGAAGCTGGCCGAACAGAACAACCCGGACGACCTGGTCCTCTTCACCCGCGCCGCCAAGGACCTCTCCGCGTTCGTCCGAGGTGAAGCCGCCGCCGCGCTCGGGGAGAGCCAGGACCCGCGCGTCGTGGATCTGCTCGGAGAGCTCCTGGAGGATCCCGACGAGGCCGTGCAGGGCCAGGCCGCCCTGGCGCTCGCCAAGGTGAAGAGCGACAAGGCCAAGGCGTACCTCACGCTCCAGTACGGACGGCGGGGCCGCGCCACGCGCCGGGTCATCGTCCAGGCCCTCAAGAGCGCCAACGTCCCCGGCGCCATGGCCACCGTCGTCGCCGCCGAGTCCAAGGGCCTCTGGGACCGCAACCTCCTGGCCCTCACCGAAGGCGCGCTCCCGGAGCGCGTGGGCGCCGCGGAGGAGCTGGGCAAGAGCGGCCGCGTGGAGGCGGTGAACCGGCTGCTGCCCATGGTGCGCGACAGCCAGGTCATCCTCGCCGCCGCCGCCGTGCGCGGACTGGGCGACGCGGGCGACACCCGCGCGGTGGCCCCCATCGCGCTGCTCCTCGACGAGAGCTTCCCGGAGCTGCGCGAGTCCGCCATCGGCGCGCTGATGAAGCTGCAGGACCCGACCGCCGCGACGAAGCTCCAGGCGGTGGCCGTGGAGAAGAGCGCGGTCAGCCCGCTGGCCACCGACGCCATCCTGACCTTCCCGCGCACGCCCGCGACGGACGCCGCGCTGTGCGCCATCGCGCTCGACGGCGCCCGGGGCGAGGCCCTGGACGCCGCCCGCGCCATGCGTTCGCGAGGCGGCTGTCCGGTGGATCCCATCGCGGACCGGCTGTCGCGCCCGGCCACCGCGGCGTCGGGGCTCCAGGCGGTGACGGGCCTGGGCCCGGCGGCGCAGGCGCTGCTGCCCAAGGTGACGCCGTGGCTCAACCATCCGGACGTCGGGCTGCGCACGCTCGCGGTGGAGGCGGTGACGCACGTGGGCGATGCCTCCGTGGTGCCCGTCATCCAGAAGCTCTACGAGCAGGAGGTCGCCGGACTCGCGGCGCTGCGCGCGGACTGGATCCCACAGGCGCTGCCGCGGAAGTACGCCGCGGACCTGGATCCGTCGGCCCCGCGTCCGGAAGCGGCCAGGGCGAAGGAAGATCCCCGGCCCGCCAAGCACGCGCAGCTCTTCGAGCGGCTCCAGGCGCTCAACGCGGCCCGCGCCAAGGAGGCCGGACGCGTGGTGGTGCCGCCGCGAGTCCCCTCGGAGCTGAGCGACGACGTGGAGCCCGCGAAGCTGCAGCCGCTGGCCACGCTGCTGACCGCGCTGGGGACGCTGAAGGCGCCCGGAGCGCTGGAGATCCTCAAGGGCTACGCGGATGACGTGAGCCCGGCGCTGCGCGCCGCGGCGCTGGTGGGGCTCGCGTCCGTGGGGCCGGAGGGCATCGAGGTGACCCGCACCGCGCTGCTGGAGCCCGACCGCGAGCTGCAGAAGACGCTGGCGCTGGCGCTGGCGGAGCAGGGCGAGGCCGGGCAGCTCGCGCTGGTGGCGTCGCTGCCGAAGATGGGCAGCGAGAAGCTGGTGGTCCTGGATGCGCTGACGCGCGTGGGACCACCGCCTGCGTCCGCGTCGGAGGCGTTGCAGGGCGTGGTGAAGGAGGGTGGGGCGGAGGCGGCGCTCGCGGCGCAGCTCCTGGGGCGGATGGGCGCGAAGGACGCGGTGCCCACGCTGCTCAAGGCGCTGGACGACTCCAACAGCGTGGCCCGCCGTGACGTGCTGCTGGCCCTGGGGGCCATGGGCGACGCGAAGTCCGCGGAGGTGGTGGGGCGGGACCTGTACCACGACCTGCCGGAGATCCGGGCCGCCGCGGCCACGGCGCTGCGCAAGATGAACACCGGCGCGGAGGCCGAGCCGCTGGACGCGCTGAAGGGCGACTACTTCCGCGAGGTCCGCGTCGCGGCGGGGGCCTCGCTGACGAAGGAAGGCACGGCGGCTGGCGGGGCGCGGTGA